Genomic DNA from Pirellulales bacterium:
GATCAGCTCTTCGGGATTACTGCCGCGCTGACCTTCGAAGCGACTGGAAAAGCCGTAAGGGTACGAAGAGAGGGCGCCGCTCTCGGTCGAAATCGCTCCTTTGCCGTCCTTGATGCCGCCGTGCCAAACCGCCGAACCGCGTCGATTGATTTTCATCGTGGTGTCTCCTGTCGAGATCTGTCGAAATTGCCCACGCGAATATCGTACGCGAGTCGACAACCGCGGGCTACAACCGAGGTTCGCTACGAGAGGGCGTGTGAGAATTACAGCCGAACGGCGACGACGCGCATGCCGATATGGTCCGCCCGGCGATGCGGCTCGAAGCGCAGACGAAATGCCGAGCGCAACGGCCACCCTTCGTCGGCCCAGCAACCACCTCGACGGGCCCGCGATAAATCGCGAGTCTGATTGGGAGTTGCCCCTTCTTTGGCATCATGAAGGTCGGGGTCAACACCGCCGGGTAGTCGAATATGAAACCAGTCGCGGCACCACTCGTAGGCGTTGCCGTGCATATCGTACAGGCCCCATGGATTCGGCGAATAGCTGCCGACCTTGGCCATCTTCTTTAGCGATGGTCCTTCTTCGGCGCCATTGTAGGGCTTGCCCTGAAAGTTCGCTTGCTTGCTGCTGAGTTTATCGCCAAACGATGTCGCCGTGGTGGTGCCGGCACGACAGGCGTATTCCCACTGAGCCTCAGTCGGCAGACGAAACACCCAATCCTGGGGAAGCTCGCCGGAAGTGTGGGCTTTTTCGGTTACCTTTGCACAGAACGCTTCAGCCTCGAGAAAGTTCATCGAGTAGACCGGCAAGTCATCACCTTCGCCCGCCGTGAGTTCGCCGGGCAGCTCGCCGACGATTCGTTTCCACTCTCCCTGCGTGACTTCGTACTTGCCGATCCAGAACCCACGGTTGAGCGTCACTTCAACCTGATTTTCACCCGGCCGCCGGTCTGGCTCGTTACGCGGGCTCCCCATTGCGAACTTGCCCGGAGGACACCAACTGAGTGCAACGCCGAGAACAGTGCGCTGGTCGCCGGCCATTGCGCCGGCAAAAGGTTCCTGTGCAGGCGTTGCGGCGGACGCGCAATTCGCTGTGTGAATCGACGCCACGACGACGAGCATCAAACTTCGAGCAGCGACGCTTTTGAGTTCAATGGCGAACATAGAAGGCCCCTGTGGTAACTGCCGTAGCAGATTAGCCAGCAGATTCGGAGCATTAATTCTAGTCGCATCAGATTCAATGAAAAAGCGAGCGTGCGCCAGACAGGGCACTGCTCGCTTTCGACTCCGACCCTTTCGCGCCGACCTGCAATGGGTGTTCGCTTACCCCACCTGGGTCTGCGCGTCATGTCCGCCGTCGCAGAGGTAGTCCTGCAAGCGGTCGAATTCTTCGTGGTTCTTGAAATGGATCACGATCCGCCCGCGCCCCTTGGCCGCCTCGCGGATGTCGACTTTCGTGCCTAGCGCAGCGCGGAACTGCTGCTCCAGGGAGGCCAAGTGCTGGCTGCGGCTTTTACGCGCCGGACGAGGCTCGGCTTCACCGGTAACCAGTCGCAGCGTTTGCGGCTCATCGGCCGCATGCACCGTTTGTTGCACCAGGTCTTCGACGCTGCGAACGCTCAGACCCTCGCGCTGGATGCGCTGACAGAACTCGACTTGTTCATGTTCGTTGTCCAGGGCCAACAGCGCCCGGGCATGCCCCTGCGTGATCGCGCCTGAACGTAGGGCCCCTTGAACGTCCTCGGGCAGCTCGAGCAGGCGGATCAGGTTGGCCACGGTCGAGCGGTCAATCTTCAACCGCTTGGCGAGTTCATCCTGTGTGCATTGATAGCGCTCGAGGTACTCTTGGAACGACGCGCCCTTTTCGAGCGCGTTCAGATCCTTGCGCTGCAGGTTTTCAACGATCGCAATCTCGGCCGCCTGACGATCGTCGACGTCGCGCACCTGGACGGATACTTCGCCCAGGCCCGCCTTAATCGCGGCGCGCAACCGGCGTTCGCCGGCCACGAGTTGAAAGCGGTCGCCTTGACGGCGCACGACGATCGGTTGCAGCAGACCGTGCTCTTGGATGCTATCAGCTAGCGACCCGATATCCGCATCGTCGAAGTCGCGACGCGGCTGATAAGGATTGCGATCAATCTCATAGACGCTGACGTTCTGCAGGCCACCTTCGTTAATCGCCGGGGTGGGTTCAGTGGGGGCCGT
This window encodes:
- a CDS encoding formylglycine-generating enzyme family protein, with amino-acid sequence MFAIELKSVAARSLMLVVVASIHTANCASAATPAQEPFAGAMAGDQRTVLGVALSWCPPGKFAMGSPRNEPDRRPGENQVEVTLNRGFWIGKYEVTQGEWKRIVGELPGELTAGEGDDLPVYSMNFLEAEAFCAKVTEKAHTSGELPQDWVFRLPTEAQWEYACRAGTTTATSFGDKLSSKQANFQGKPYNGAEEGPSLKKMAKVGSYSPNPWGLYDMHGNAYEWCRDWFHIRLPGGVDPDLHDAKEGATPNQTRDLSRARRGGCWADEGWPLRSAFRLRFEPHRRADHIGMRVVAVRL
- a CDS encoding ParB/RepB/Spo0J family partition protein, translating into MNKERRLGRGLEALLGRPADSYAARDTAPTEPTPAINEGGLQNVSVYEIDRNPYQPRRDFDDADIGSLADSIQEHGLLQPIVVRRQGDRFQLVAGERRLRAAIKAGLGEVSVQVRDVDDRQAAEIAIVENLQRKDLNALEKGASFQEYLERYQCTQDELAKRLKIDRSTVANLIRLLELPEDVQGALRSGAITQGHARALLALDNEHEQVEFCQRIQREGLSVRSVEDLVQQTVHAADEPQTLRLVTGEAEPRPARKSRSQHLASLEQQFRAALGTKVDIREAAKGRGRIVIHFKNHEEFDRLQDYLCDGGHDAQTQVG